Proteins from a single region of Halodesulfovibrio aestuarii DSM 17919 = ATCC 29578:
- a CDS encoding terminase gpA endonuclease subunit, with amino-acid sequence MQPSPIDFTPSECEFFSMPEAMRSFDWIRKNVRVVAGPYKGQLWNPAISPSAEEILDILDDEQVRKVFLIAPSQSTKTTIIITWLLAALMRRLDNVGYGLADESSVRRMFTKTLHEYFRLCTPLKKKLKGIDALQNTEIQLTGGAAILGMWSGSDSRARSFSAPIVVVDEEDSYHDKSAVLAMEERPDAYAGLGLSKIARLCRPKGNEDESTIWIDANAEADAWLVREAVCPACRAAQIMEHHNIVARDGSTDPQRIRREKLGRYRCEKCGYLWTDQARNQALMNGQLVSIRGKRKGAVVVAVHMRAWESPLVSLSDVLCQWFEAQGNPRKLQRFDNNVCAKPYKFVQLKQSESELARCISEHLPVGVVPDWAKCLTFAADMQKDHFKYSVCAHGLPRAEHIVDYGVVRTFEELQKLIFESRFRTLDGKEFGIWRAAVDTGGGKNKDEQTTRTMQAYLWLLSLRPGVVFGTKGMSRIRVGEAVYHKVLDKYPDGRAIRGGLSLHFIDTDLFKRDCFWRLAEGWEEEPITFHSDTTQEYLKEIASEELERQKNGKEVWVRKRANHWLDCLTTHLALAHWQWKPSLNELAGSIEQAAPVKDAAIDAKDKPKKQENPFTDGMTLFGGEYE; translated from the coding sequence ATGCAGCCTAGCCCGATAGATTTTACGCCAAGTGAATGTGAATTCTTTTCCATGCCTGAAGCCATGCGCAGCTTTGATTGGATTCGTAAAAACGTGCGCGTTGTAGCCGGCCCGTACAAAGGTCAGTTATGGAATCCGGCAATATCTCCCAGCGCGGAAGAAATTCTCGATATTCTGGATGATGAGCAAGTGCGTAAGGTGTTTTTGATTGCGCCTTCGCAGTCTACCAAAACGACGATTATTATTACGTGGCTGCTTGCGGCACTTATGCGCAGACTCGACAACGTGGGCTATGGCCTTGCTGATGAAAGTTCTGTGCGCCGCATGTTCACCAAAACGCTGCATGAATATTTCCGGCTCTGCACTCCGCTGAAAAAGAAACTGAAAGGAATTGACGCTCTACAGAACACAGAGATCCAGTTAACCGGTGGCGCTGCCATTCTCGGTATGTGGTCCGGTTCTGACTCCCGCGCCCGTTCTTTCTCTGCGCCTATCGTGGTGGTGGATGAAGAAGACAGTTATCACGACAAATCCGCAGTGCTGGCAATGGAAGAACGTCCGGACGCATATGCAGGACTTGGGCTTTCCAAAATTGCACGCTTATGCCGCCCTAAAGGGAACGAAGATGAATCCACAATCTGGATTGATGCCAACGCCGAAGCCGATGCATGGCTTGTGCGCGAAGCTGTTTGCCCTGCCTGCCGTGCAGCACAGATTATGGAACACCACAACATTGTGGCGCGCGATGGCAGCACAGACCCGCAGCGTATCCGCCGTGAAAAGCTTGGGCGTTATCGGTGCGAGAAATGCGGCTATCTATGGACAGATCAGGCGCGAAACCAAGCGCTCATGAATGGGCAGCTTGTTTCTATCCGTGGTAAGCGCAAAGGCGCAGTTGTTGTGGCTGTGCATATGCGCGCTTGGGAGTCTCCGCTTGTGTCACTCTCCGACGTACTTTGTCAGTGGTTTGAAGCACAGGGCAACCCGCGCAAGTTACAGCGTTTTGATAACAACGTATGCGCAAAGCCGTATAAGTTTGTGCAGCTGAAGCAGAGCGAGTCAGAACTTGCACGTTGTATATCCGAGCACCTTCCTGTGGGCGTAGTTCCGGACTGGGCAAAGTGCCTGACCTTTGCAGCGGACATGCAGAAAGACCACTTTAAATATTCCGTGTGCGCGCATGGCCTGCCCCGCGCTGAACATATTGTGGATTATGGCGTTGTGCGAACTTTTGAGGAATTGCAGAAGCTGATCTTTGAAAGCCGATTCAGAACGCTGGACGGTAAAGAGTTCGGCATATGGCGTGCGGCAGTCGATACAGGCGGCGGCAAGAACAAGGACGAACAAACTACCAGAACCATGCAGGCGTATTTATGGCTGCTGTCACTGCGTCCGGGCGTTGTGTTTGGAACAAAAGGTATGAGCCGCATTCGCGTTGGTGAAGCCGTCTATCACAAAGTGCTGGATAAATACCCAGACGGACGCGCCATACGAGGCGGCTTGTCCCTGCATTTTATCGATACAGATTTATTCAAGCGAGACTGCTTTTGGAGATTAGCTGAAGGCTGGGAAGAAGAGCCGATAACCTTCCACAGCGACACCACACAAGAATACCTGAAGGAAATTGCCTCAGAAGAGCTTGAGCGGCAGAAAAACGGCAAAGAAGTATGGGTACGCAAACGGGCAAACCATTGGCTGGATTGCCTGACAACGCACCTAGCCCTTGCCCACTGGCAATGGAAGCCAAGCTTAAATGAACTTGCAGGCAGTATAGAGCAAGCGGCTCCAGTGAAAGACGCAGCGATTGATGCGAAAGATAAGCCAAAGAAACAGGAAAACCCGTTCACTGATGGCATGACATTATTTGGAGGTGAGTATGAATAG
- a CDS encoding ogr/Delta-like zinc finger family protein, which translates to MNSKAIVTIIAQAKSGVDYGTHGAICPCCGRRARVHTTKKSEGGIRIRYHKCKNPDCLLRQIGVDIKSVQCDEAA; encoded by the coding sequence ATGAATAGCAAAGCAATCGTTACAATTATTGCTCAAGCAAAATCCGGCGTTGATTACGGAACACACGGGGCAATCTGCCCCTGCTGCGGAAGGCGTGCGCGTGTTCATACCACTAAAAAATCAGAGGGTGGTATCCGCATTCGCTACCACAAATGCAAAAACCCCGATTGCCTGTTACGGCAGATCGGGGTGGATATTAAGAGTGTGCAATGTGATGAGGCGGCTTAA